The following proteins are co-located in the Dehalococcoidia bacterium genome:
- a CDS encoding alpha/beta fold hydrolase has protein sequence MAEAQELAIASVRGPVRALFHPPAENGAVVVCVGGFDGGFDGPADGLFPALAEDLAPHGIGVLRVDFRDRRAPGIVANGATDVLAAVEEMKRRGVRRFGLVGHSFGGAVMIRVGAFTPEVKTVVTLSTQTAGALDAPKLAPRSILLIHGLDDVRLPPDCSRYIYAIAKEPKRLVLLPGARHSLRQAAGDVRRLVGEWLITELK, from the coding sequence ATGGCCGAGGCTCAGGAGCTAGCAATCGCCAGCGTGCGGGGGCCGGTGCGCGCCCTCTTCCATCCGCCCGCCGAAAACGGCGCTGTCGTCGTCTGCGTGGGCGGCTTCGACGGGGGCTTCGATGGCCCGGCGGACGGCCTCTTCCCGGCGCTGGCCGAGGACCTTGCGCCGCACGGCATCGGCGTGCTGCGCGTCGACTTTCGCGACCGGCGCGCGCCAGGGATCGTCGCCAACGGCGCGACCGACGTGTTGGCGGCCGTCGAGGAAATGAAGCGTCGTGGCGTCAGGCGCTTCGGACTGGTCGGCCACAGCTTCGGGGGCGCCGTGATGATCCGCGTCGGCGCCTTCACGCCTGAAGTGAAGACGGTGGTCACCTTGAGCACCCAGACGGCGGGCGCGCTGGACGCGCCGAAGCTAGCACCGCGCTCCATCCTCCTCATCCACGGCCTGGACGACGTCCGCTTGCCGCCGGACTGCTCGCGCTATATTTACGCCATCGCCAAGGAACCGAAGCGGCTGGTGCTCCTGCCCGGCGCTCGCCACAGCCTGCGCCAGGCAGCGGGTGATGTCCGGCGCCTCGTTGGGGAGTGGTTGATCACGGAGTTGAAGTAG